The following are from one region of the Thermus antranikianii DSM 12462 genome:
- the accD gene encoding acetyl-CoA carboxylase, carboxyltransferase subunit beta, giving the protein MALERLFRRKRPSGGNRDVPELWTKCEACGAQLYKKEFRENLYVCPKCGHHHRVPASERVEMLADPGTFQEITGLRPLDPLGFVDTKPYAERLRAYQEETGRKDAILGGTCAIGGVPAVLLVMDYAFAGGSMGSVVGEEIARGAERAAAEGRALVIVAASGGARMQEAALSLMQMAKTVMSLDRLWEKRLPYVSILTDPTTGGVTASFAALADVIFAEPGALIGFAGPRVIRQTIRQELPEGFQRSEFLLKHGMVDRVTDRRRLKAELVLVLRHLHPGVSYAVGV; this is encoded by the coding sequence GTGGCCCTAGAGCGGCTTTTCCGGAGAAAAAGGCCCAGCGGGGGGAACCGGGACGTCCCCGAGCTCTGGACCAAGTGCGAGGCCTGCGGGGCCCAGCTCTACAAGAAGGAGTTCCGGGAAAACCTCTACGTCTGCCCCAAGTGCGGCCACCACCACCGGGTGCCCGCTTCCGAAAGGGTGGAGATGCTGGCAGACCCCGGCACCTTCCAGGAGATCACCGGGCTTAGGCCCCTGGATCCCTTAGGCTTTGTGGACACCAAACCCTATGCGGAAAGGCTCAGGGCCTACCAGGAGGAGACCGGTCGCAAGGACGCCATCCTGGGGGGTACCTGCGCCATCGGTGGGGTGCCCGCGGTCCTTCTGGTGATGGACTACGCCTTTGCTGGGGGGTCCATGGGGAGCGTGGTGGGGGAGGAGATCGCCCGGGGGGCGGAAAGGGCGGCGGCGGAGGGCCGGGCCCTGGTGATCGTGGCGGCCTCGGGCGGGGCCAGGATGCAGGAGGCGGCCCTTTCCCTCATGCAGATGGCCAAGACGGTGATGAGCCTGGACCGCCTTTGGGAGAAACGCCTTCCTTACGTTTCCATCCTCACCGACCCCACCACCGGGGGGGTCACCGCCAGCTTCGCCGCCCTGGCCGACGTGATCTTCGCCGAACCCGGGGCCCTGATCGGCTTCGCCGGGCCCAGGGTCATCCGCCAGACCATCCGCCAGGAGCTTCCCGAGGGCTTCCAGCGTTCGGAGTTTTTGCTGAAGCACGGGATGGTGGACCGGGTTACGGACCGCAGGAGGTTGAAGGCGGAGCTGGTCCTGGTCCTTCGCCATTTGCACCCCGGAGTTTCCTATGCCGTTGGAGTTTGA
- a CDS encoding undecaprenyl-diphosphate phosphatase: MGPMSLWEALLLGVVEGLTEFLPVSSTGHLTLLFHLLGLPIQEDPFLKTFLIAIQLGAILAILLLYGRRFAVDRALWLRIGMAFLPTAAMGFLLYPLIKGEILGNDGIVVFFLFSVGLVLLLADRLAERARYGDVLELPLARVALIGVFQGLAALFPGTSRSGATILGGLLLGLRRKAAAEFSFLLALPTMLAAVGYDLLKSAPAVPQGGWILLGVGFLAALVTALLTVRWMLSFVERHGFRPFAYYRMALALVYAYFFLR; encoded by the coding sequence ATGGGCCCCATGAGCCTTTGGGAAGCTCTTCTCTTAGGGGTGGTGGAGGGGCTCACGGAGTTCCTGCCCGTCTCCTCCACCGGCCACCTAACCCTCCTCTTCCACCTCCTGGGCCTGCCCATCCAAGAGGATCCCTTCCTCAAGACCTTCCTCATCGCCATCCAGCTTGGGGCCATCCTGGCCATCCTCCTCCTCTACGGAAGGCGGTTCGCGGTGGACCGGGCCCTCTGGCTCAGGATCGGGATGGCCTTTCTGCCCACCGCGGCCATGGGCTTCCTCCTCTACCCCCTCATCAAGGGGGAAATCCTGGGAAACGACGGCATCGTGGTCTTCTTTCTGTTCTCCGTGGGCCTGGTCCTCCTCTTGGCCGACCGCCTGGCGGAACGGGCCCGCTATGGGGATGTGCTGGAGCTCCCCCTAGCCCGGGTGGCCTTAATCGGGGTCTTCCAGGGCCTGGCGGCCCTCTTCCCCGGCACCAGCCGGAGCGGGGCCACCATCCTGGGAGGCCTCCTCCTGGGCTTGAGGCGCAAGGCAGCAGCGGAGTTCAGCTTCCTCTTGGCCCTCCCCACCATGCTGGCCGCCGTGGGGTACGACCTCCTGAAAAGCGCTCCCGCGGTGCCCCAGGGGGGCTGGATCCTTCTTGGGGTAGGCTTCCTCGCCGCCCTGGTCACCGCCCTCCTCACCGTGCGCTGGATGCTTTCCTTCGTGGAGCGCCACGGCTTCAGGCCCTTCGCCTATTACCGCATGGCCCTGGCCTTGGTCTACGCCTACTTCTTCCTACGCTAG
- a CDS encoding cold-shock protein, which translates to MQKGRVKWFNAEKGYGFIEREGDTDVFVHFSAINAKGFRTLNEGDIVTFDVEPGKNGKGPQAVNVTVVEPARR; encoded by the coding sequence ATGCAGAAGGGTCGGGTCAAGTGGTTCAATGCGGAGAAGGGCTACGGCTTCATCGAGCGCGAGGGCGACACGGACGTGTTCGTCCACTTCAGCGCCATCAACGCCAAGGGGTTCCGCACCCTGAACGAGGGCGACATCGTCACCTTTGACGTGGAGCCGGGCAAGAACGGTAAGGGCCCCCAGGCGGTGAACGTCACCGTGGTGGAGCCGGCCCGCAGGTAA
- a CDS encoding DnaJ C-terminal domain-containing protein, whose protein sequence is MKDYYAILGVSREATQEEIKKAYRRLALQYHPDRNPGDKEAEERFKEINEAYAVLSDPEKRAQYDRGLLGAPELRTEDLFDLFAQVFGFHAGRTAPRGEDLEAQVEVGLEDLLKGREVEVAYARLVPCEACHGQGGRRVACPTCGGKGVLESYRQGLFGTFVTRSTCPHCKGQGHLLAETCPACRGRGRVAREERARVRIPPGMDENHLLRVPGYGNLGPGGPGDLYVRLKIRPHPHLEREGADLVYRLRLGLAQAALGARVEIPGLSGPIPLEIPPGTGHGEVFELPGEGLPYPGEARRGTLRVVVELSVPKHLSPKAKELLRAYAKEVGEEVAPEGFFERLRGFFHK, encoded by the coding sequence ATGAAGGACTACTATGCCATCCTGGGGGTGAGCCGGGAGGCCACCCAGGAGGAGATCAAGAAAGCCTACCGGAGGCTTGCCCTCCAGTACCACCCCGACCGCAACCCCGGGGACAAGGAGGCGGAGGAACGCTTCAAGGAGATCAACGAGGCCTACGCCGTCCTTTCCGACCCCGAGAAACGGGCCCAGTACGACCGAGGGCTTCTAGGGGCACCGGAGCTCCGCACCGAGGACCTCTTTGACCTCTTCGCCCAGGTTTTCGGCTTCCACGCGGGGCGCACCGCCCCCAGGGGGGAGGACCTCGAGGCCCAGGTGGAGGTGGGGTTGGAAGACCTCCTCAAGGGAAGGGAGGTGGAGGTGGCCTACGCCCGCCTCGTCCCCTGCGAGGCCTGCCACGGCCAGGGAGGGAGGCGGGTGGCCTGCCCCACCTGCGGGGGAAAGGGCGTGCTGGAAAGCTACCGGCAGGGTCTCTTTGGCACCTTTGTTACCCGCTCCACCTGCCCCCACTGCAAGGGACAGGGCCATCTGTTGGCGGAAACCTGCCCCGCCTGCCGGGGCCGGGGCCGGGTGGCGCGGGAGGAACGGGCCCGGGTACGAATCCCTCCGGGCATGGACGAGAACCACCTCCTGCGGGTACCGGGCTACGGAAACCTGGGGCCCGGCGGGCCAGGGGACTTGTACGTGCGCTTGAAAATCCGCCCCCATCCCCACCTGGAGCGGGAAGGGGCGGATCTGGTCTACCGGCTCAGGCTTGGCCTCGCCCAGGCGGCCCTGGGCGCTCGGGTGGAGATCCCGGGGCTTTCGGGCCCCATCCCCTTGGAGATCCCCCCGGGCACGGGGCATGGGGAGGTCTTTGAACTTCCCGGGGAGGGCCTTCCCTACCCAGGAGAGGCCAGGCGGGGAACCCTTCGGGTGGTGGTGGAGCTTTCCGTGCCCAAACACCTCAGCCCCAAGGCCAAGGAGCTCCTCAGGGCCTACGCCAAGGAGGTGGGAGAGGAGGTGGCTCCGGAAGGCTTCTTTGAGAGGCTACGGGGGTTCTTCCACAAGTAG
- a CDS encoding NTP transferase domain-containing protein — protein sequence MEAIVLGGGEEAWAGKYGVRSKALVPYRGRPMAEWVLSALREAGLSVVYVGENPGLSPSPRLTLPDRGSLLGNLEAALEHVEGRVLVATADIPHLTPEAVRYVLEKAPEAALVYPIVPKEAVEARFPHSRRTYARLREGVFTGGNLVLLDKGLFYQALPLAQRVVALRKSPLALARLIGLDVLLKLLLGRLSLPELEGRAGRILGVEAKALITPYPEVGVDVDREEDLVS from the coding sequence GTGGAGGCCATTGTCCTGGGAGGCGGCGAGGAGGCTTGGGCGGGGAAGTACGGGGTGCGGAGCAAGGCCCTGGTGCCCTACCGGGGAAGGCCCATGGCGGAGTGGGTGCTTTCCGCCTTGAGGGAAGCGGGGCTTTCCGTGGTCTACGTGGGGGAGAACCCGGGGCTAAGCCCCTCCCCCCGCCTGACCCTGCCCGACAGGGGAAGCCTGCTTGGGAACCTGGAGGCGGCCTTGGAGCACGTGGAGGGGCGGGTCCTGGTGGCCACCGCCGACATCCCCCACCTCACCCCGGAGGCGGTGCGCTATGTGCTGGAAAAGGCCCCGGAGGCTGCTCTCGTCTACCCCATCGTCCCCAAGGAGGCGGTGGAGGCCCGTTTTCCCCACAGCCGGCGCACCTACGCCCGCCTGCGGGAGGGGGTTTTCACCGGGGGAAACCTGGTGCTTTTGGACAAGGGGCTTTTCTACCAGGCCCTGCCCCTGGCCCAAAGGGTGGTGGCCCTGAGGAAAAGCCCCTTGGCCCTGGCCCGGCTCATCGGCCTGGACGTCCTCCTCAAGCTTCTTCTGGGCCGGCTTTCCCTCCCCGAGCTGGAGGGAAGGGCCGGGAGGATCCTAGGGGTGGAGGCCAAGGCCCTCATCACCCCTTACCCCGAGGTGGGGGTGGATGTGGACCGGGAGGAGGACCTGGTAAGCTAA
- a CDS encoding GNAT family N-acetyltransferase: protein MGGMRTLNLSLRPVLPEDAPLLHQLFLRSPGYFALIGMEPPALEDVARDLATLEKDERRRVFLLFLEEEAVGYLDYKLRYPEPEDATLSLLLIREDRQGQGLGRRALEHLLNHLLAGTERLYAVVYGNNARAKAFFQAQGFRHVKDGGPTLSWYVREL from the coding sequence ATGGGAGGGATGCGGACCCTTAACCTGAGCCTACGCCCGGTGCTTCCCGAGGATGCCCCCCTCCTGCACCAGCTCTTCCTGCGAAGCCCCGGGTACTTCGCCCTGATCGGTATGGAACCCCCGGCCCTCGAGGACGTGGCCCGGGACCTGGCCACCCTGGAGAAGGACGAGCGCCGCCGGGTCTTCCTCCTCTTCCTGGAGGAGGAGGCGGTGGGCTACCTGGACTACAAGCTTCGCTACCCCGAGCCTGAGGACGCCACCCTAAGCCTCCTCCTCATCCGGGAAGACCGCCAGGGGCAGGGCCTGGGGCGAAGGGCCCTGGAACACCTCCTAAACCACCTTCTTGCGGGAACCGAGCGGCTTTATGCGGTGGTCTACGGCAACAACGCCCGGGCCAAGGCCTTCTTCCAGGCCCAGGGTTTCCGTCACGTGAAGGACGGGGGCCCCACCCTGAGCTGGTACGTGCGGGAGCTATAA
- a CDS encoding PEGA domain-containing protein, whose protein sequence is MRKLLWAILGLGTALAQQVSPQGILVNPVPTDLQVRVWVDKDPGKRGGAVYQIGEPIFIYVNVNQDAYVYLFNINADGKVDPILPNAFERGNFLRAGETRRFPPEGARYRYTVTGPEGEDRILAVASKRPLSLGEILDVERNQVRVQGAEGLARALSIVIEPVPDKDWVTDVARYFVGRVTAPPPTPATATLVVDSRPVGAEVYLDGRLSGRTPVSLQVNPGRHEVELRLAGYQPYRVVVNPRPGERVQVFAQLVPEPRQGTLAVTSSPSGAEVYVEGVLRGRTPLSLSLPEGRYAVELKAPGYEPYRATVQVRRGETTRLDVRLNPIPRTGTLLLESSPTGAEAYVNGTLRGRTPLRLVLEEGTYQVELKAPGYEPYRATVRVEGGRETRVSATLRPIRTGELYLEARPEGAEVYIDGRSMGRAPLRMTLEAGLHEVRVLALGYGEYRAQVEVRPGESVRLYVELVPVRAVLELYLNVEARVFLDGEEVGVAKGGYLRLEAPFGEHELTLVAPGYRTLVETVRITGNQVLRFTLRPL, encoded by the coding sequence ATGCGCAAACTGCTTTGGGCCATCCTGGGCCTGGGGACGGCTTTGGCCCAGCAGGTAAGCCCCCAGGGGATCCTCGTGAATCCCGTGCCCACCGACCTGCAGGTTCGGGTTTGGGTGGACAAGGACCCCGGCAAACGGGGAGGTGCGGTTTACCAGATCGGTGAGCCCATCTTCATCTACGTGAACGTGAACCAGGATGCCTACGTCTACCTTTTCAACATCAACGCCGACGGGAAAGTTGACCCCATCCTGCCCAACGCCTTCGAACGGGGCAACTTCCTCCGGGCCGGGGAAACCCGGCGCTTTCCCCCGGAAGGGGCCCGCTACCGCTACACGGTGACGGGTCCCGAGGGCGAGGACCGCATCCTGGCGGTGGCGAGCAAGCGCCCCCTTTCCCTGGGGGAGATCCTGGATGTGGAGCGCAACCAGGTGCGGGTCCAGGGGGCGGAGGGCTTAGCCCGGGCGCTTTCCATCGTGATTGAGCCCGTCCCCGACAAGGACTGGGTCACCGACGTGGCCCGCTACTTCGTGGGCCGGGTCACGGCCCCCCCACCCACCCCGGCCACGGCCACCCTGGTGGTGGACTCGAGGCCCGTTGGCGCCGAGGTTTACCTGGATGGACGGCTTTCTGGGCGCACCCCCGTTAGCCTCCAGGTGAACCCGGGCCGGCACGAGGTGGAGCTCCGGCTTGCCGGCTACCAGCCCTACCGGGTCGTGGTGAACCCCAGGCCCGGGGAAAGGGTCCAGGTCTTCGCCCAGCTGGTGCCGGAGCCCAGGCAAGGGACCCTTGCCGTCACCTCCAGCCCTTCCGGGGCCGAGGTGTACGTGGAAGGAGTCCTCAGGGGCCGCACGCCCCTTTCCCTAAGCCTGCCCGAGGGGCGGTATGCGGTGGAGCTTAAGGCGCCGGGCTACGAGCCCTACCGGGCCACGGTCCAGGTGCGAAGGGGCGAGACCACCCGGCTGGACGTGCGCCTGAACCCCATTCCCCGCACCGGCACCCTTCTCTTGGAGTCCAGCCCCACGGGGGCCGAGGCCTACGTGAACGGCACCTTGCGGGGCCGGACTCCCTTGCGCCTGGTGCTGGAGGAGGGAACCTATCAGGTGGAGCTCAAGGCCCCGGGTTACGAGCCCTACCGGGCCACGGTGCGGGTGGAAGGGGGCCGGGAGACCCGGGTTTCCGCCACCTTGAGGCCCATCCGCACGGGGGAGCTTTACCTGGAGGCTAGGCCCGAGGGGGCTGAGGTCTACATCGACGGCCGCTCGATGGGCCGGGCACCTTTAAGGATGACCCTCGAGGCCGGTCTCCATGAGGTGCGGGTCCTGGCCCTCGGCTACGGGGAGTACCGGGCCCAGGTGGAGGTGCGCCCCGGGGAGTCCGTGAGGCTTTACGTGGAGCTCGTGCCGGTGCGGGCGGTGTTGGAGCTTTACCTGAACGTGGAGGCCCGGGTCTTCCTGGATGGGGAGGAGGTGGGGGTGGCCAAGGGCGGTTACCTGCGCCTCGAGGCGCCCTTCGGCGAGCACGAACTCACCCTGGTGGCCCCTGGGTACCGCACCCTAGTGGAAACGGTGCGCATCACGGGGAACCAGGTGCTCCGGTTTACCCTTAGGCCCCTTTAA
- a CDS encoding bactofilin family protein, giving the protein MLGRKGGALTYLGPDTEVLGDLKAKGQVRIDGLVKGSVYVEGELEVGRTGRVEGERVEAGSVQIHGEVKADLVAQKVSLSKTARFTGTVRAQVLDVEAGAVFIGQSLAGETKALEAPKEA; this is encoded by the coding sequence ATGTTGGGCAGGAAGGGGGGAGCCCTCACCTACCTAGGGCCCGACACCGAGGTCCTGGGGGATCTGAAGGCCAAGGGCCAGGTGCGCATCGACGGCTTGGTCAAGGGCTCGGTCTACGTGGAAGGGGAGCTGGAGGTGGGGCGCACGGGCCGGGTGGAAGGGGAAAGGGTGGAGGCAGGGAGCGTCCAGATCCACGGGGAGGTGAAGGCGGACCTGGTGGCTCAGAAGGTGAGCCTTTCCAAGACGGCCCGCTTCACCGGCACGGTGCGGGCCCAGGTCCTGGATGTGGAGGCGGGAGCGGTCTTCATCGGCCAGAGCCTGGCGGGGGAGACCAAGGCCCTCGAGGCTCCCAAGGAGGCGTAG
- a CDS encoding ferredoxin, translated as MPHVICEPCIGVKDQSCVEVCPVECIYDGGDQFYIHPEECIDCGACVPACPVNAIYPEEDVPEQWKSYIEKNRKLAGLG; from the coding sequence ATGCCGCACGTGATCTGTGAACCCTGCATCGGCGTAAAGGACCAGTCCTGCGTGGAGGTTTGCCCCGTGGAGTGCATCTACGACGGGGGGGACCAGTTCTACATCCACCCCGAGGAGTGCATCGACTGCGGGGCCTGCGTACCCGCCTGCCCGGTGAACGCCATCTACCCCGAGGAGGACGTTCCCGAGCAGTGGAAGTCCTACATCGAGAAGAACCGCAAGCTGGCCGGCTTGGGCTAG
- a CDS encoding M23 family metallopeptidase: MKRQARRPVRYTLLLARSGGGSRAVSLPGWAVALILVLLTLWTGANLYLWHRSREARTLEVRLQALSQEARRLSLALEAERAKNGALSEEAKRTKKELEEIKKAIEELRRRAGLSPLNALPVRYQEGGQGGGAVAASPEESLAGWAEVRAEVLDLRNQLKEVVPALERTLEVERSLPRGLPLRGYEGITSFFGVRKNPFGPGYEFHDGLDLSAPYGAPVYATGGGVVARAGWMGAYGLAVLLDHAEGYQSLYGHLSRILVRPGQRVERGQVLGYVGSTGRSTGPHLHYGVYRYGTPVDPRPYLPPTWAGR, translated from the coding sequence ATGAAGCGGCAGGCTAGGAGGCCCGTGCGCTATACCCTTCTCCTTGCCCGAAGCGGCGGGGGAAGCCGGGCGGTGTCCCTGCCGGGGTGGGCCGTGGCCCTGATCCTGGTCCTCCTGACCCTTTGGACCGGGGCCAACCTCTACCTCTGGCATAGGAGCCGGGAGGCCCGAACCCTCGAGGTTCGCCTCCAGGCTCTTTCCCAGGAGGCCCGGAGGCTTTCCTTGGCCCTCGAGGCGGAGCGGGCCAAAAACGGGGCCCTCTCGGAGGAGGCCAAGCGCACCAAGAAGGAGCTTGAGGAGATCAAGAAGGCCATAGAGGAGCTCCGCCGCCGGGCGGGGCTTTCCCCTTTAAACGCCCTTCCCGTGCGCTACCAGGAGGGGGGCCAGGGGGGTGGGGCTGTGGCGGCCTCCCCCGAGGAGTCCCTGGCGGGCTGGGCGGAGGTGCGGGCCGAGGTCCTGGACCTAAGGAACCAGCTTAAGGAGGTGGTGCCGGCCTTGGAGAGGACCCTGGAGGTGGAGCGAAGCCTCCCCCGGGGCCTGCCCCTAAGGGGTTACGAGGGGATCACCTCCTTCTTCGGCGTGCGCAAGAACCCCTTCGGCCCGGGGTATGAGTTCCACGACGGCCTGGACCTCTCCGCCCCTTACGGTGCTCCCGTCTACGCCACGGGAGGCGGGGTGGTGGCCCGGGCCGGCTGGATGGGGGCCTATGGCCTCGCCGTCCTCCTGGACCACGCCGAGGGGTACCAGAGCCTCTACGGCCACCTTTCCCGCATCCTGGTGCGCCCCGGGCAGAGGGTGGAAAGGGGGCAGGTCCTGGGGTACGTGGGCTCCACGGGCCGCTCCACCGGTCCCCACCTCCACTACGGTGTCTACCGCTACGGCACCCCCGTGGACCCGAGGCCCTACCTTCCCCCCACCTGGGCCGGCCGGTAA
- a CDS encoding aminotransferase class V-fold PLP-dependent enzyme: MLLLTPGPTPIPERVQKVLLRPMRGHLDPEVLAVNRAIQERLARLFDPGEGALLAALAGSGSLGMEAGLANLDRGPVLVLVNGAFSQRVAEMAQVHGLEPTVLEFPPGEPVDPEPVAKALKARRYRMVALVHGETSTGVLNPAREIGALAKEAGALFFLDAVTTLGMLPFSMREMGVDYAFTGSQKCLSAPPGLAPIAVSLEARKALTGRRGWYLDLARVAEHWERGGYHHTTPVLLHYALLEALNLALEEGMEARERRAKEVYAWLLGELRERGFRPYPKASPLPTVLVVRPPEGVEADRLVQALYAQGVAVAGGIGPTRGQVLRLGLMGEGARREVYQQFLETLDRVLALA, from the coding sequence ATGCTGCTTCTGACCCCTGGACCCACCCCCATCCCCGAGCGCGTGCAAAAGGTCCTTCTCCGTCCCATGCGGGGCCACCTGGACCCCGAGGTGCTGGCGGTGAACCGAGCCATTCAGGAGAGGCTTGCCCGGCTCTTTGACCCCGGGGAAGGCGCCCTGCTGGCGGCTTTGGCAGGCTCGGGAAGCCTGGGTATGGAGGCTGGCCTCGCCAACCTGGACCGGGGTCCGGTCCTGGTGCTGGTGAACGGGGCCTTTTCCCAGAGGGTGGCGGAGATGGCCCAGGTGCACGGCCTGGAACCCACGGTTTTGGAATTCCCTCCGGGCGAGCCCGTGGACCCGGAACCGGTGGCCAAGGCCCTAAAGGCCAGGCGCTACCGCATGGTGGCCCTGGTCCATGGGGAGACCTCCACCGGGGTGCTGAACCCGGCCCGGGAGATCGGGGCCCTGGCCAAGGAGGCCGGGGCCCTTTTCTTCCTGGATGCCGTCACCACCCTGGGGATGCTTCCCTTCTCCATGCGGGAGATGGGGGTGGACTACGCCTTCACGGGCAGCCAAAAGTGCCTCTCCGCTCCCCCGGGCCTGGCCCCCATCGCCGTGAGCCTCGAGGCCCGCAAGGCCCTCACCGGTAGGCGGGGCTGGTACCTGGACCTTGCCCGGGTGGCGGAGCACTGGGAGCGGGGCGGCTACCACCACACCACCCCGGTCCTCCTGCACTACGCCCTGCTGGAGGCCCTCAACCTGGCCCTGGAGGAGGGGATGGAGGCCCGGGAACGAAGGGCAAAGGAGGTCTACGCCTGGCTTCTTGGGGAGCTAAGGGAAAGGGGTTTCCGTCCTTACCCCAAGGCCAGCCCCCTGCCCACGGTACTGGTGGTGCGCCCCCCTGAGGGGGTGGAGGCGGACCGCCTGGTCCAGGCCCTTTACGCCCAGGGGGTGGCGGTGGCCGGGGGGATCGGGCCCACCCGGGGGCAGGTTTTGCGGCTCGGCCTCATGGGGGAAGGGGCCCGGAGGGAAGTCTACCAACAGTTCCTGGAAACCCTGGATAGGGTTCTGGCCCTAGCGTAG
- the ispD gene encoding 2-C-methyl-D-erythritol 4-phosphate cytidylyltransferase, which translates to MGVVEVSVLIPAAGNGERLGLGPKAFLRVGGKTLLEWAVGAFQEAAEVLVALPPGAPVPKGLRATFLEGGRTRQESVSRLLEAASLPLVLVHDVARPFVSQRLVARVLEATRATGAAVPVLPLPDTLIRPEGEGYGEVVPREALRLVQTPQGFFTALLREAHAYARKRGLSATDDAQLVRALGYPVALVEGERAAFKITYPEDLPLAEALARVWNA; encoded by the coding sequence ATGGGAGTCGTGGAGGTCTCTGTCCTGATCCCCGCCGCCGGGAACGGGGAGCGGCTGGGCCTGGGGCCCAAGGCCTTCTTGCGGGTGGGAGGGAAGACCCTCTTGGAGTGGGCCGTGGGTGCTTTCCAGGAGGCGGCGGAGGTCCTGGTGGCCTTGCCCCCTGGGGCTCCCGTTCCCAAGGGGCTTCGCGCCACCTTTTTGGAGGGGGGCAGAACCCGGCAGGAGTCGGTTTCCCGCCTCCTGGAGGCGGCAAGCCTCCCTTTAGTCCTGGTCCACGACGTGGCCCGGCCCTTCGTGAGCCAGAGGCTGGTGGCGCGGGTCCTCGAGGCCACCCGGGCCACGGGGGCGGCGGTGCCGGTTCTGCCCCTTCCCGACACCCTCATCCGGCCGGAAGGGGAGGGGTATGGGGAGGTGGTGCCCCGGGAGGCCCTGCGCCTGGTCCAAACCCCCCAGGGCTTCTTCACCGCCCTCTTGCGGGAGGCCCACGCCTACGCCAGGAAGCGGGGGCTTTCCGCCACCGACGACGCCCAGCTGGTGAGGGCCCTGGGCTATCCCGTGGCCCTGGTGGAGGGGGAGAGGGCTGCCTTCAAGATCACCTACCCCGAGGACCTGCCCCTGGCGGAGGCTTTGGCGAGGGTATGGAACGCCTAG
- a CDS encoding acetyl-CoA carboxylase carboxyltransferase subunit alpha, which translates to MPLEFEKPILELEKRIAELRETARTTGVDLEAEIRLLEERLARLKQEVYGSLTAWQRVQLARAPGRPTTLDVLEKAFQDFLELHGDRAFADDPAIVGGLAYLEGQKVVVVGHQKGRDTKENLKRNFGMPHPEGYRKAMRLMDLADRFGYPFISFIDTPGAYPGVSAEERGQAWVIAQSIQRMSRLKVPAIALILGEGGSGGALAIGVANRVLIMENAWYSVISPESCAAILWRDAKEAPKAAEALKLTARDLLAQRVVDAIVPEPEGGAHKDPLKAIQNIKEALLRTLEELKGLSPEELYQDRYRRFRALGAYAES; encoded by the coding sequence ATGCCGTTGGAGTTTGAAAAGCCCATCCTGGAGCTAGAAAAGCGCATCGCAGAGCTAAGGGAAACCGCCCGCACCACGGGGGTAGACCTGGAGGCGGAGATTCGCCTTTTGGAGGAGCGCCTGGCTAGGCTCAAGCAGGAGGTATACGGGAGCCTCACCGCCTGGCAGAGGGTGCAGCTGGCCCGGGCCCCGGGCCGCCCCACCACCCTGGACGTCCTGGAGAAGGCCTTCCAGGACTTTTTGGAGCTCCATGGGGACCGGGCCTTCGCCGACGACCCCGCCATCGTGGGGGGGCTCGCCTATTTGGAGGGCCAGAAGGTGGTGGTGGTGGGCCACCAGAAGGGGAGGGACACCAAGGAGAACCTAAAGCGCAACTTCGGTATGCCCCACCCCGAGGGGTACCGCAAGGCCATGCGCCTCATGGACCTGGCGGACCGGTTCGGCTACCCCTTCATATCCTTTATCGACACCCCGGGGGCCTACCCGGGGGTTTCCGCGGAGGAGCGGGGCCAGGCCTGGGTCATCGCCCAGAGCATCCAGCGCATGAGCCGCCTGAAGGTGCCCGCCATCGCCCTCATCCTGGGGGAGGGGGGCAGCGGGGGGGCCTTGGCCATCGGGGTGGCCAACCGGGTCCTCATCATGGAGAACGCCTGGTACTCGGTGATCAGCCCCGAGTCCTGCGCCGCCATCCTCTGGCGGGATGCCAAGGAGGCCCCTAAGGCCGCCGAGGCTTTGAAGCTCACCGCAAGGGACCTCCTGGCCCAGAGGGTGGTGGACGCCATCGTCCCCGAGCCCGAGGGCGGGGCCCACAAGGACCCCCTTAAGGCCATCCAGAACATCAAGGAAGCCCTTCTGAGGACCCTCGAGGAGCTCAAAGGGCTTTCCCCGGAGGAGCTCTACCAGGACCGCTACCGCCGCTTCCGCGCCCTTGGGGCCTACGCCGAGTCTTAA